The sequence CGTCGGCGGGGCGTGCTACACCCATGCGTATCGCGCGCTGGCGGAAAGCGCGCCGGCGGATGTTTATGTGATTCTCGGCACCGGCCACAGCGGGCTGGCCAATTGTTATTCGTGCCTGCCGAAGGATTTTGAGACGCCGCTCGGCTTGGTCAAACACGATGAGCGATTCATTGCGGAACTAGCGCGGCAACATCCTTTTGAACTGTTCGGCGAACCGCTGCCGCACCGCAACGAACACACGATTGAGTTTCAAACCGTGTTCTTGCAGCATTTGTTCGGTAAGCGCCGGCCGTTTACCATCGCGCCGATTTTGTGCTCGTATGCCTACTTGATGCTGACGGACGATCGCTTCACACACGAACACGATATCATCACCGCGTTCATCACGGCTTTGCGCAAAACCTGTGAGATTGAGGCTCGGCGCGGCCGCAAAATTTGCTGCCTTGCCAGCGTTGATTTTTCACATGTCGGCCCGCGCTACGGCGACGAAGGCCAGCCCGGTCGCGAGTTTCTCCAACAAGTCAGCAGCGCTGATCAGGCTTTGATTCAGGCAATTGAAAAAGTCAATGCCGCGCAGTTTGTTGCCGCAAATGAGAGCATTCAAGACCGTTACCGCGTTTGCGGGTTCGCGCCGATTCACACCCTGCTGGCGAGCAGCGCCGCGAAATCCGGCAAGCTGTTGAAATATGAACAAGGCCTGGTGGATGATCGCAAATCCGTGGTGAGCTACGCCAGCGCTGCGCTTTATGAGCCGTCCTGAATTTAATGATGCGAGGCTGCCGGATGAGTAGCGTCGAAGCCAAAAGCCGTTTTCAAGAATTTTTCCCCGAAGCCTACCTCAAGCAATCCGTTAAAATCCTCAAGCTGCTCAGTCAAGAGAGCAGCCTGCGCCTCATGCTTTATCTTGCCAAAGAAGGCCCGCGCACCGTCACCGAGATGGTCGATGCGCTGGATCTGGTGCAAAGCACATGTTCGCATCATCTTTCCCTGTTGCGCATGGCCGATATGGTCACCACTGCACGCCACGGCAAAAGCGTGTATTACGACATCAACGAATTGATGTGGAAACAAATGGGCATGCAATTTTTTAAATATTTGCAAAAGGGACCGCAAATCGACTTTTTGGGAAATTTTGCGTTGAAGATGATCGGGCGCAGGGCGCGAGATGGGGTCAATTCCGCCGGCAAAAAAACGTCTTGACATCGGCCGATTCGTTTGTTATGATTGGCGCACGTTTTTCAACAACAAGAAAATTAAAATGCGCAATTCTACCATTACTTTGACCGTTTGCTCGTGGGGACATTGGTGGCGCAAAGCCGGCCACGATGGGAATTGCCGATTTCACGATTGATCATGTCAGGCCCGTTAGGCTGAACGACTGCAACAAAACCCCATCATGGCAAACGCCAGATGGGGTTTTTGATTTCATCGCATTTTTGCCGGGGATTTTTATGAATGCTACAGCGGTGTTGTCGTTTGAAGAATTCTCGCGTTGCGCGCGCCGCGGCAACATGGTGCCGGTGAGTTTGACCATGTTGGCCGACACGTTTACGCCGGTCTCCGCATTTTTGCGGCTCAATCAACAACAGCAGCAGGGTTTTTTGCTGGAAAGCATTGCCGGCGGCGAGAAG is a genomic window of Cytophagia bacterium CHB2 containing:
- the amrB gene encoding AmmeMemoRadiSam system protein B; amino-acid sequence: MQWTQTRKDSMIAKPKLRFVEALPLEAEHGQRFALRDPSGLVEQMVVVSRDALFLLQFFDGKHSLPEIRSEYQRQFGALLDQQQLETLVTQLDRNYFLESETFQAYRRALEKQMLALPSRPAAHAGVSYPADPDELRTKLDSFYANGAGFPSVASGNRKNGNAFVAGAVAPHIDLRVGGACYTHAYRALAESAPADVYVILGTGHSGLANCYSCLPKDFETPLGLVKHDERFIAELARQHPFELFGEPLPHRNEHTIEFQTVFLQHLFGKRRPFTIAPILCSYAYLMLTDDRFTHEHDIITAFITALRKTCEIEARRGRKICCLASVDFSHVGPRYGDEGQPGREFLQQVSSADQALIQAIEKVNAAQFVAANESIQDRYRVCGFAPIHTLLASSAAKSGKLLKYEQGLVDDRKSVVSYASAALYEPS
- a CDS encoding winged helix-turn-helix transcriptional regulator, which produces MMRGCRMSSVEAKSRFQEFFPEAYLKQSVKILKLLSQESSLRLMLYLAKEGPRTVTEMVDALDLVQSTCSHHLSLLRMADMVTTARHGKSVYYDINELMWKQMGMQFFKYLQKGPQIDFLGNFALKMIGRRARDGVNSAGKKTS